The Parvularculales bacterium genomic interval TATAATCTGCTTGGAGAAGTGGTCTCTGGTTTCATCACGCCTGCTCAAGCCGGTGATCTGACAGATTGTCAAAAATTGGGCACCTGCGGACTGGAAATGTCACTTCCATGGGGCCACCTTACCAGAAAATGATGATTTTTGCAGGAGTTTATTCCTCTTTTCCATATACAAGATGAAAACTTTAAGGAGAAAGAAAATGAAAACATTAACAACAGCCATGTTTATTTGCAAAAATCCGGCATATTTATTTGCAAAAATCCGGCATGCGGATTTATTGGGTGGATTTTTGGCTACTTTCGCCATCGTGACGGCTTTTGCTTTTGGTGCCCCTGCCCATGCCGGTGACAATGCGTTCTCGGAGTGGTTCTGTGGCGGCGTTTCCGGTTGCGATTCAGGAGGCGACAGGAGCTATAATCTGCTTGGAGAAGTGGACCTCGGTTTCATCACGCCCGCCCATGCCGGCCGTTTTGCCGGCTTCGGGGACTGCGAATCCGGCGACGGTTCGTTCTGGTGCGGTAGCAGCCGTGACGACCACCGGCTGATTGAAGATCTGGATACGCTCTCTTCCGTGAGCATTATCTCACCTGCCTATGCCGGTGCCAATGAGGATTTCCAGTGCATCTTCAGTCCGATCACGGGTAAAGATTGCTACTGTAATGGCACGTGCGGCGTGCTTGACGGTGTGGGCCTCATCACCCCCGTTCCCGATGATCTGTCCGGGTCCATGAGCATCATGACTCCCGCGCATGCCGGTGACTGGAACCCCTTCCCCTGCACAACCTGTCAGGCCGGACACTGTCCTCAGGAGTGCTATTGATCCTCAGGAGTGTTACCGGATGGAGATTCCGGGCGCATGACCGCCATGCGGCCCGGCATTAACCAAGGAGAACAAACATGAAAACTTTAACGGCAGCCATGTTTATTTGCAAAAATCCAGCATATTTATTTGCAAAAATCCGGCATGCGGATTTATTGGGTGGATTTTTGGCTACTTTCGCCATCGTGACGGCTTTTGCTTTTAGCGGACCGGCCCAAGCCGGTGATTTCAAGGCCTGTACCCCGACCTGGAGCAATGAGAATAATGACTGGGTTTACGGCTGTGAACCCGTCGGGTTGCTTGGCGAGATTGATCATGTTTTAAGCGTTATCAAGCCCGCTAATGCCGGTGATGATGTGACGTGCTTTTTTGTGGATTGTGATGCGTATAATGAGGCGGGAAAAGTTACGTATGACACACAGGAGTAACGGCACCCGGAACACGGTCTCTAAAGTATAGAAACCCTTAACGACACTAACGGCAGACCGGGCATCCGGTTTGCCGTTTTTTTTCATTATTTCGTCCAGCACGGAGCAAAGACTCACAGGGTCTTGTTGACCGTTTGGACTGTCAAAATATGGCGCAAGCGAGCTGGCTGAAGCCAGAGCACCAGACGATTTGACGGAAGAATGCTATCTCCTTCTTTTTATAAATTTTTCCGGAAAACAGAGCACCTGCGGCGAGGGCACCAATATACGCTTTACAAGCGGTATTCCGCTTTGCTACAACACTTTACTTTCTTTAACTTTAGGCAATTGTCAGCATATCCGTAAAAACCTCTAACAGCAGGGAAACCCATAATGACTCTATTCTTTCGCAGCGCTCAAGTACGCCTGACCCTCACCACGGCTTTCGCCCTCACACTTCTGGCCGCCTGTGGCGGTGGTGGCGGTTCTTCGGGGGGACCGGTGCTGGGGTCGTTCGCGTCCCTGTCGCAACACGGTAATACCATCAGCGCCAACACACTGACCGTTGCCCGGACGGCTGCGGGTACAAGCGACGCTGCCAGTGCGGCCGGCGCGGGCGCCGTGACGCAGTCCTCAAATGCTGATATGACTTCCATGGCAACTACAGATATAGCCGATGCAACGGTCATGATCCCCGAAACGGGCGCAAGAAGCTATAGGCTGGACACTGCGGCGGATACAACATTTCTGGATAGCGGTGCCGATGCCGAACCTGATACGGCAATAAGGCTCGGACGCCTTTATTCGACTACGGAAAGCCCTGCATCCTATCAGGAAGTGGTCCTGTTGCATGACGGGGCGAACAGAACCGCCATGCTGGCACATGACAGAACGGTACTTGAGGACGGTACGGCTGCCAGTGACTATTTCGTCTGGGGCCTTTGGGTCGACGCGCCGGCTGAAGGCGAGGTAGCCATGTTTGAATATGGTGCTTTTGCCGAGGGGACCACGCCTTCCGCACAGATGGATCTTATTCATCAAAATTTAATCGGAGAGGCAACGTATAACGGTCACGCCGTCGGTGCGGCTCTGGTGTCCGACGAGACGACAAATCCGTTTGTCGCCGATGTTAGCCTTACTGCCGATTTTGGAATTGGCGCTGCACTGGGAAGCATTGGCGGGTCCGTCAATAATTTCCGCTACCAGAATGGAAACGGCCCCGTCTCCAGCGTCGTTCTGGAGTCGACTAATATTGGAGCCGTTGCCATGAGTAGCGGGTTCTTCACGGGCGATACAAGCGCGATGATGGTCGACGAGATGATGGCCGAGACGCCCGTGGCGATGTCGGCCGGGAACTGGGGCGGTCAGTTTTACGGAGATCTGGACGCTGTCTCCGATGCCAACATCGTTATGAACACTCCAGGGTCCGTTGCCGGAACATTCGGCGTGCAGGTTCCTGACGGCTTTGCCCTGCTGGGGGCCTTCAAGGCCGATCACACGGGATCAGCCTTAACCTGGCAACCTGCCGCATTCGCCGCATCACCGATGTTCGTAATGGCCAGTAACGGCACTGATGACTCGGCAAATCACGCCAGGCTGACAGAGTTGAAAAACATAACAACGGCCACCGGTGCGGAATTTAGATTTTCAACCCCGGTGACGGCTACCTCAGTTCCACTGCTTGGCTTAGCCGCCGGTTGTAATAGTAGTACCTCCTGTACATATGAACTGGGTAGTACAATACAAAGCCTTACTTTCTCGGCACAAGAGACGGATTTCTTTTTTACAGGACCACTCGATTTTCGCACCGATAATACCACGAACGAAGTCACAGAGGATAGTATGACGGCCGGTATAGGGGGCAATACTACTCTCGTGCAGGCACGGTTGGAAGGCACAGCACTGCCAGACAATGTCGCTACGGAATTTGATTCATTCGGAGGATGGCTTGAGGACATGGCTTTCGCGGCGGTACGAATTGAGGCGGGAACCGAAACCTATTTCAACGGTTATACAATCGGTGTGCCCAGCGGTTCTACTCCCGCAGAAACCGGGAGCGCCCTCTGGAGAGGGACCGCCGTTGCTTCGGTAAAAGCGGACGACACATTCATCCAGGGAGAGGCGGAGATCAGCGTTGATTTCGCCAATACCAATGTTGATGCCACGTTTGACAACTGGCACAATACACAAGGAATGGCCATGACATCTATTACGGCCGTCACTATTGAAGATGCGCCTTTCACCACCGGAGGATTTGAAATTGCGGGCGTGGCAGGCGGCGATCCTGTCCCTGAAAAAATCTATGGACGCT includes:
- a CDS encoding transferrin-binding protein-like solute binding protein, translating into MTLFFRSAQVRLTLTTAFALTLLAACGGGGGSSGGPVLGSFASLSQHGNTISANTLTVARTAAGTSDAASAAGAGAVTQSSNADMTSMATTDIADATVMIPETGARSYRLDTAADTTFLDSGADAEPDTAIRLGRLYSTTESPASYQEVVLLHDGANRTAMLAHDRTVLEDGTAASDYFVWGLWVDAPAEGEVAMFEYGAFAEGTTPSAQMDLIHQNLIGEATYNGHAVGAALVSDETTNPFVADVSLTADFGIGAALGSIGGSVNNFRYQNGNGPVSSVVLESTNIGAVAMSSGFFTGDTSAMMVDEMMAETPVAMSAGNWGGQFYGDLDAVSDANIVMNTPGSVAGTFGVQVPDGFALLGAFKADHTGSALTWQPAAFAASPMFVMASNGTDDSANHARLTELKNITTATGAEFRFSTPVTATSVPLLGLAAGCNSSTSCTYELGSTIQSLTFSAQETDFFFTGPLDFRTDNTTNEVTEDSMTAGIGGNTTLVQARLEGTALPDNVATEFDSFGGWLEDMAFAAVRIEAGTETYFNGYTIGVPSGSTPAETGSALWRGTAVASVKADDTFIQGEAEISVDFANTNVDATFDNWHNTQGMAMTSITAVTIEDAPFTTGGFEIAGVAGGDPVPEKIYGRFYGTGHERVGGVFDTSALNGAFGAMRQ